The Pseudoalteromonas translucida KMM 520 genome segment AGCCCGCCTTGGGTTAACTTGCTGGGATTGAGTAGCTTTTCGAGCTCGCTGCGCGATAATTCGGTTTCTTGCTCGGCAACATCAATAATTGGGCGAGCTTCTTTATATGCTTGTTTCGCTATTTTAGCTGCTTTCTCATAACCGATCACCGGATTTAGCGCGGTTACTAAAATAGGGTTTTTAGCCAATGCCTTATCAATATTTAGCTGATTTACTGTAAAGCTAGCAATGGCTTTATCTCCCAGCGCTTGGGCGCTATTGGCGAGTAACTCTATACTTTGTAAAATATTATAAGCAATTACCGGCAGCATTACATTTAGCTCAAAATTACCTGCTTGGCCGGCAACGGTAATTGTAGCGTCGTTACCAATTACTTGGGCGCTCACCATAGCTGCTGCTTCGGGGATCACAGGGTTTACTTTGCCGGGCATAATAGATGATCCGGGTTGCAGTGCTTCAAGCTCTATTTCACCTAAACCCGCTAATGGACCAGAGTTCATCCAGCGCAAGTCGTTGGCTATTTTCATTTGCGCTACAGCAAGTACTTTTAATTGCCCTGAAAGCGCGACAATGGCATCTTGCGAACCAATATTGTAAAAAAAGTTACTGCTAGGAGTAAATCGAATCCCTACGTTGGCACTGAGATTTTTAGCAAATAGCGGTGCAAATTGTGGATCGGCATTAATACCTGTTCCTACAGCGGTGCCACCTTGTGCTAGTTCGCAAACACGCTCTAGGCTATGCCTTATGCCAGCTGCAGCATGGTTAATTTGCGTTTGCCAGGCACTTAAAGTTTGCCCAAAAGTAACCGGCATAGCATCCATTAAATGAGTACGGCCTGTTTTTACTATCGCGCCAACTTCGGCTTTTTTATGTTCTAAATGCTGTGATAGTTTTTCTAGTGAAGGCAGTAATTCGTATACCACATTTATTGCGCTGCTCAGGGCAATGGCAGTAGGGATCACATCGTTAGAGCTTTGCCCCATGTTTACATCATCATTAGGATGAATACTTTCATCACCTAGCCGGCTTGCTAAAGTGGCAATCACTTCATTGGCATTCATATTTGAGCTCGTACCCGAGCCAGTTTGAAATAT includes the following:
- a CDS encoding class II fumarate hydratase, yielding MTQFRTESDSMGELQVPANALYQAQTQRAVNNFAISGLAMPKQFITALAYIKQAAAQSNFELGHLSKTKAKAIEQACQEIIDGSHYEHFPVDIFQTGSGTSSNMNANEVIATLASRLGDESIHPNDDVNMGQSSNDVIPTAIALSSAINVVYELLPSLEKLSQHLEHKKAEVGAIVKTGRTHLMDAMPVTFGQTLSAWQTQINHAAAGIRHSLERVCELAQGGTAVGTGINADPQFAPLFAKNLSANVGIRFTPSSNFFYNIGSQDAIVALSGQLKVLAVAQMKIANDLRWMNSGPLAGLGEIELEALQPGSSIMPGKVNPVIPEAAAMVSAQVIGNDATITVAGQAGNFELNVMLPVIAYNILQSIELLANSAQALGDKAIASFTVNQLNIDKALAKNPILVTALNPVIGYEKAAKIAKQAYKEARPIIDVAEQETELSRSELEKLLNPSKLTQGGL